One window from the genome of [Mycobacterium] stephanolepidis encodes:
- a CDS encoding GMC oxidoreductase, translating to MDYDYDVVVIGSGFGGSVAALRLTEKGYRVGILDMGKRWKREDFPPNNWHVRKAMWAPALGCFGPQRLTVLGKTFIASAVGVGGGSLIYGNTLYEPLEQFYTDKQWAHITDWKSELAPYYDQASRMLGVAQTPHTTPPDEVLLAVAKDLGVEDTYHPTNVGVFFGDEPGKTVPDPFFGGAGPERSGCIGCAACMTGCKHNAKNTTETNYLYLAEHAGAEIHPLTEVLDVQPLQDREGYAVSTKQTGRLVRKKKRTFTAQHVVFSAASLGTQRLLHKFKDSGSLPNLSDRLGEQTRTNSESVPIVYSPTRDDFSQGVAITSSIHPEPNTHVEVVRYGEGSTFLSMLGTNMVDGGPWRFARTWLANVRHPAMVLRSMFPYRAAQHSIIVLVMQSLDNSLTTYLKRGLFGKKMTTKQGSGEPNPDWIPVAHDVARRMADKVDGYAGSTHLDSMNIPLTAHFIGGCPIGDSPETGVIDPYQRVYGYPGLYVSDGSAISANLGVNPSFTITAQAERAMAFWPNKGELDPRPALGSPYKRVFPVQPNRPTVPESAPGALRLPLTPV from the coding sequence ATGGACTATGACTACGACGTAGTCGTCATCGGGTCCGGTTTCGGTGGGAGCGTTGCGGCCCTCCGCCTCACCGAAAAGGGCTACCGAGTCGGCATACTAGATATGGGAAAACGCTGGAAACGCGAGGATTTTCCCCCGAATAACTGGCACGTTCGCAAGGCGATGTGGGCACCCGCGCTCGGGTGCTTCGGACCGCAGCGACTTACCGTGCTGGGCAAGACCTTCATCGCCAGCGCGGTGGGTGTGGGCGGTGGATCGCTGATCTACGGCAACACGCTGTATGAACCGCTGGAGCAGTTCTATACCGATAAGCAGTGGGCGCATATCACCGACTGGAAGTCCGAACTGGCGCCCTATTACGACCAGGCCAGCCGGATGCTCGGGGTCGCGCAGACTCCGCACACCACCCCGCCCGATGAGGTGCTACTGGCTGTCGCCAAGGACCTCGGTGTCGAGGACACCTACCACCCCACCAACGTCGGCGTCTTCTTCGGCGATGAGCCGGGCAAGACCGTGCCGGATCCGTTCTTCGGCGGTGCCGGCCCCGAACGCTCCGGCTGCATCGGCTGTGCCGCCTGTATGACCGGTTGCAAGCACAATGCCAAGAACACCACCGAGACCAACTACCTGTATCTCGCGGAACACGCTGGCGCAGAAATACATCCGCTTACCGAGGTGCTTGATGTGCAGCCCCTGCAGGATCGTGAGGGCTATGCGGTCAGCACCAAACAGACCGGGCGGCTGGTACGCAAGAAGAAGCGCACGTTCACCGCACAGCATGTGGTGTTCTCGGCGGCATCGCTGGGCACCCAGCGGCTGCTGCACAAATTCAAGGATTCAGGGTCGCTGCCCAACCTGTCGGATCGTCTGGGCGAACAGACACGCACCAACTCCGAATCAGTGCCCATCGTCTATTCCCCCACCCGCGATGACTTCTCGCAAGGCGTCGCCATCACCTCGTCGATCCACCCCGAACCCAACACCCATGTCGAGGTGGTCCGATACGGGGAAGGCTCCACCTTCCTGAGCATGTTGGGCACCAACATGGTTGACGGCGGCCCATGGCGTTTCGCGCGCACCTGGCTGGCCAACGTGCGGCACCCCGCAATGGTGCTCCGATCGATGTTCCCCTACCGCGCCGCGCAGCACTCCATCATCGTGCTGGTGATGCAGTCGTTGGACAACTCACTGACCACCTATCTCAAGCGCGGACTTTTCGGCAAGAAGATGACCACCAAACAGGGCTCGGGAGAACCGAACCCGGACTGGATCCCGGTCGCGCACGATGTCGCACGGCGGATGGCCGACAAGGTCGACGGATACGCGGGCAGCACCCACCTGGATTCGATGAACATCCCGCTGACGGCGCATTTCATCGGTGGCTGCCCCATCGGTGATTCCCCCGAGACCGGCGTGATCGACCCGTACCAACGGGTTTACGGATATCCCGGGCTGTATGTCTCCGATGGTTCGGCGATCTCGGCCAACCTGGGGGTCAATCCGTCATTCACCATCACCGCCCAAGCCGAACGCGCAATGGCGTTCTGGCCCAACAAGGGTGAGCTCGATCCACGGCCGGCGCTGGGCTCTCCCTACAAACGCGTCTTCCCGGTGCAGCCCAACCGTCCGACGGTTCCGGAGTCTGCGCCCGGCGCGCTGCGCTTGCCGCTGACCCCGGTCTAG
- a CDS encoding nuclear transport factor 2 family protein, giving the protein MINDVVETWHGIISGANPEALNDLLAEDAAFYSPVVFTPQQGKQITAMYLLAAFATLAGPDNNFHYTKEILDGNTAALEFEATVDGKYINGIDIITCDDAGKIVEFKVMIRPLQAINLLHEKMRAALAQAQA; this is encoded by the coding sequence TGGTTGAAACCTGGCACGGCATCATCTCCGGCGCGAACCCGGAAGCGCTCAACGACCTGCTGGCCGAGGACGCGGCCTTCTACTCCCCCGTGGTGTTCACCCCGCAGCAGGGTAAGCAGATCACCGCCATGTACTTGTTGGCAGCCTTCGCCACCCTTGCCGGACCGGATAACAACTTCCACTACACCAAGGAAATCCTGGACGGGAACACCGCTGCGCTCGAGTTCGAGGCCACCGTGGACGGCAAATACATCAACGGAATCGACATCATCACCTGCGACGATGCCGGAAAGATCGTGGAGTTCAAGGTTATGATCCGTCCGTTGCAGGCCATCAATCTGCTGCACGAGAAGATGCGCGCCGCATTAGCCCAAGCGCAAGCCTGA